AAAATCATTCAAACGACTTCTCGGATTACCAAAGAAAAACTCCCTAATCATTCATCACTTGGTTGTTCTGTGGGCATCACCCAATTAACCAAGAACTCGTTATCCATCAATAGCGTGCTAAAAAAAGCGGACGACGCCTGCTACAAGGCTAAAAAAAATCATGGCAATACCATTTGGGTCGATGACAACATGACCTCTTCATTTCTTGACTGATAACCCATGACAAATAACATTGATTAATAATCAAGTAGAAATTTAAAAAAGAAAATATCCTCCTACAGCGAAGATGAGATATAAAAAAACCAAGACGCCGCCCATCCATCGTGATATCCGCTGTGTTAACATAAAAAGAGAGATTATGACCATGGTGAACAAGCAAAAAGGCAGATAGAAAATTAATGTTTGCTGATTGACCTTCACGGGTTTTATCATGGCAATAATACCTGCATTAAATAAAAAAAATGCAAAAATTGAACCGACCACATTACCAAAACTAATTTCCGCTCTTCCTTTAAGTGCTGCAGGCAATTCCCTGGCTATTTCCTCAATACTGACTAAAAAAGCAAGAATAATCATTCCGAAAAAGGTGCCGGAAAGTCCAAAATATCGAATCATGGTTTTAGATGCCATAACGATGAGCTCACTCCCCACAAGAATGGCTACTAGAGAGAAGAGAAGTAATCCTAAAGATTTCCACCGTTCTTCTTTTTTGACCGAGTCTATGGTTTCAGAAAGTTCATGAGATGGCTTGATGTCATACCCTTTTTTATGGAGCCATAAGAGGTAAAAGAC
This window of the Fluoribacter dumoffii NY 23 genome carries:
- a CDS encoding sodium:calcium antiporter, yielding MNIFLAIGLFIIGLLLVICFAEKLVKGAVGTSASFGVSTFFISVVFIGFDPENLAIGAVGAFNEMAGIALGSIIGATIVAIALAFGITALIAPMTFKQTPKRILILPNLAILLWGLFALDGELSRIDGLILFVSFILSVFYLLWLHKKGYDIKPSHELSETIDSVKKEERWKSLGLLLFSLVAILVGSELIVMASKTMIRYFGLSGTFFGMIILAFLVSIEEIARELPAALKGRAEISFGNVVGSIFAFFLFNAGIIAMIKPVKVNQQTLIFYLPFCLFTMVIISLFMLTQRISRWMGGVLVFLYLIFAVGGYFLF